A window of Clostridium sp. 'White wine YQ' contains these coding sequences:
- the gap gene encoding type I glyceraldehyde-3-phosphate dehydrogenase, with the protein MTKVAINGFGRIGRLALRKMMEHSELEVVAINDLTDAKTLAHLFKYDSAQGRFNGEITVKEDAFVVNGKEIKITAQRNPADLPWKELGVDIVLECTGFFTSKEKAEAHIQAGAKKVVISAPATGDMKTVVFNVNHDILDGTETVISGASCTTNCLAPMAKVLNDKFEIKYGSMTTIHAYTNDQNTLDGPHAKGDLRRARAAAASIIPNSTGAAKAIGLVIPELKGKLDGGAQRVPTITGSLTELVVILGKTTTVEEINAAMKAAATESFGYTEDEIVSSDVIGISYGSLFDATQTKIIQVGDNQMVKVASWYDNEMSYTSQLIRTLSYFAKLAK; encoded by the coding sequence ATGACAAAAGTAGCTATTAATGGATTTGGAAGAATAGGTAGATTAGCATTAAGAAAGATGATGGAACATTCAGAATTAGAGGTTGTTGCAATCAACGATTTAACTGATGCTAAAACATTAGCACACTTATTCAAATATGATTCAGCTCAAGGTAGATTCAATGGAGAAATAACAGTTAAGGAAGATGCTTTCGTTGTAAACGGAAAAGAAATCAAAATAACTGCTCAAAGAAATCCTGCTGATTTACCATGGAAAGAATTAGGAGTAGACATAGTATTAGAATGTACTGGATTCTTTACTTCTAAAGAAAAAGCTGAAGCTCATATCCAAGCTGGTGCAAAGAAAGTTGTTATATCAGCTCCTGCAACTGGAGATATGAAGACAGTTGTATTCAATGTTAACCATGATATATTAGATGGAACAGAAACAGTTATTTCTGGTGCTTCATGTACTACTAACTGCTTAGCTCCAATGGCTAAAGTTTTAAATGACAAATTTGAAATCAAATATGGTTCAATGACTACAATCCATGCATACACTAATGACCAAAATACATTAGATGGTCCTCACGCTAAAGGTGACTTAAGAAGAGCTAGAGCTGCTGCTGCAAGCATCATTCCTAACTCAACTGGAGCTGCTAAAGCTATAGGATTAGTTATTCCTGAATTAAAAGGAAAATTAGATGGAGGCGCTCAAAGAGTTCCAACTATAACTGGTTCATTAACTGAGTTAGTAGTTATTCTTGGAAAAACTACAACTGTTGAAGAAATAAATGCTGCTATGAAAGCTGCTGCTACTGAATCTTTCGGATACACTGAAGATGAAATAGTTTCTTCTGACGTAATCGGAATCAGCTACGGTTCATTATTTGATGCAACTCAAACTAAGATCATCCAAGTTGGAGATAACCAAATGGTTAAAGTTGCTTCATGGTATGATAACGAAATGTCATACACATCTCAATTAATCAGAACTTTATCTTACTTTGCTAAACTTGCAAAATAA
- a CDS encoding sugar-binding transcriptional regulator: protein MQNILRLLKNIVPELVDVLEKRYNILRTIYYYQPIGRRILANKLNLSERIVRTEVNFLKAQNLIQISTPGMSVTTQGEKVVEELKDFIHEIKGLADVEQKLSEILGLRKVIVVPGDIEADPSIIKELGKAAANYAREIIKNRDVVAITGGSTIKEVVENFPKVSNVHDVLVVPARGGMGKKVETQASTLAAELAYKLNGSYKMLHVPDNLSGNALDTLLKEREIKEIIDSIHKSNVLIYGIGIAEEMAEKRGLTEAEKQKIRELKAVGEAFGCYFNKEGEVVFISNSIGITYDVAKKIGTHIAVAGGKNKVEAILATENTNEYGVLVTDEGAATNIIKYFESNE from the coding sequence TTGCAGAATATTCTAAGATTGCTTAAAAATATTGTTCCTGAGTTAGTTGATGTCTTAGAAAAAAGATATAATATCTTGAGAACCATATATTATTATCAACCAATAGGAAGAAGAATTTTAGCAAATAAGCTAAACTTAAGCGAAAGAATAGTAAGAACAGAAGTGAATTTTCTAAAAGCTCAAAATTTAATTCAAATAAGCACTCCTGGAATGAGCGTTACCACCCAGGGAGAAAAGGTAGTTGAGGAATTAAAAGACTTCATTCATGAAATTAAAGGCTTGGCTGATGTAGAACAAAAGTTAAGTGAAATTCTTGGACTAAGAAAAGTAATAGTAGTACCTGGAGATATAGAAGCTGATCCTTCTATTATTAAAGAGTTAGGTAAAGCAGCAGCAAACTACGCAAGAGAGATTATAAAAAACAGAGATGTAGTTGCTATTACAGGAGGAAGCACCATTAAAGAGGTGGTAGAGAATTTCCCTAAGGTGTCGAATGTCCATGATGTATTGGTAGTTCCAGCTAGAGGTGGTATGGGTAAAAAAGTTGAAACCCAAGCTAGTACTTTAGCGGCAGAATTAGCTTATAAACTAAATGGAAGTTATAAGATGCTTCATGTACCAGATAACTTAAGTGGAAATGCTTTAGATACACTCTTAAAAGAAAGAGAAATAAAAGAAATTATTGATAGTATTCATAAGTCAAATGTACTTATATATGGAATAGGAATAGCAGAAGAAATGGCTGAAAAAAGAGGTCTTACTGAAGCTGAAAAGCAGAAAATACGAGAGTTAAAAGCAGTAGGAGAAGCTTTTGGATGTTATTTTAATAAAGAGGGAGAAGTAGTTTTTATTTCTAACTCAATTGGAATTACTTATGATGTTGCTAAAAAAATAGGAACTCATATTGCTGTGGCTGGTGGGAAAAATAAAGTTGAAGCAATCTTAGCTACAGAAAATACAAACGAATATGGAGTACTTGTAACTGATGAAGGTGCTGCCACAAACATAATAAAATATTTTGAAAGTAATGAATAA
- the tpiA gene encoding triose-phosphate isomerase codes for MRKAIIAGNWKMHYTPAEAVKVVEELKPLVKDAACDVVVCPTFVCLDAVLKAVEGSNIKVAAQNMHFEEKGAFTGEIAPRMLEAMGVSYVVLGHSERREYFNETDEALNKKVKAAFAHNLTPILCCGESLEQRENGTTNAVVGAQIKADLEGLSTDLAEKVVIAYEPIWAIGTGKTATDEQANETIMAIRNVVSEMFGKEVADKVRIQYGGSVKPNTIKAQMAQSDIDGALVGGASLVATDFAAIVNY; via the coding sequence ATGAGAAAAGCTATAATTGCAGGAAACTGGAAAATGCATTACACTCCAGCTGAAGCTGTAAAAGTTGTAGAAGAATTAAAACCATTAGTAAAGGATGCTGCTTGTGATGTAGTAGTATGCCCTACTTTTGTTTGTTTAGATGCAGTATTAAAAGCAGTAGAAGGTTCAAACATAAAAGTTGCTGCACAAAACATGCACTTTGAAGAAAAAGGAGCTTTCACAGGAGAAATTGCTCCAAGAATGTTAGAAGCTATGGGAGTTAGCTATGTTGTTTTAGGACATAGTGAAAGAAGAGAATATTTCAATGAAACTGATGAAGCTTTAAATAAAAAAGTAAAAGCTGCATTTGCTCACAATTTAACTCCAATACTTTGCTGTGGAGAATCTTTAGAGCAAAGAGAAAATGGAACTACTAATGCAGTTGTTGGAGCTCAAATTAAAGCTGATTTAGAAGGTTTATCAACAGATTTAGCAGAAAAAGTTGTTATTGCTTACGAACCAATCTGGGCTATAGGAACTGGAAAAACTGCTACAGACGAACAAGCAAATGAAACAATAATGGCTATAAGAAACGTTGTTAGTGAAATGTTCGGAAAAGAAGTTGCTGATAAAGTTAGAATACAATATGGTGGATCTGTTAAACCTAATACAATAAAAGCACAAATGGCTCAATCTGATATAGATGGTGCTTTAGTAGGTGGAGCTAGTTTAGTTGCTACTGACTTTGCTGCAATAGTAAATTACTAA
- a CDS encoding phosphoglycerate kinase, with protein sequence MSYNKKTVEDIQVKGKRVLVRCDFNVPLKDGVITDINRLTGALPTIKYLVENGAKVILCSHLGKDASKSLAPVAVKLTEMLGKEVVFARDEEVVGENAKKAVAEMKDGDIVLLENTRCRKEETKNVETFSKELASLADVFVNDAFGTAHRAHCSTVGVTEFVDTAVCGYLIQKELKFLGEAVNNPVRPFVAILGGAKVSDKIAVINNLLEKVDTLIIGGGMAYTFLKAQGYEIGTSLVEADRVEYAKEMIEKAAAKGVKFLLPVDHRVATEFKDVEAVVTEDQNIPAGHMGLDIGPKTDALYADAIKDAKTVIWNGPMGVFEFENFNKGTIAVAKAMADADATTVIGGGDSAAAVNILGFGDKMTHISTGGGASLEFLEGKELPGIVALNDK encoded by the coding sequence ATGAGTTACAATAAAAAGACTGTTGAAGATATCCAAGTAAAAGGTAAAAGAGTGCTAGTAAGATGTGATTTTAACGTTCCACTAAAAGATGGAGTTATTACTGACATAAATAGATTAACAGGAGCACTTCCAACAATAAAATACTTAGTTGAAAATGGAGCTAAGGTTATACTTTGCTCACATTTAGGAAAAGATGCTTCAAAATCATTAGCACCAGTTGCTGTAAAGTTAACTGAAATGTTAGGAAAAGAAGTTGTTTTCGCAAGAGATGAAGAAGTTGTTGGAGAAAACGCTAAAAAAGCTGTTGCAGAAATGAAAGACGGCGATATCGTATTACTTGAAAACACAAGATGCAGAAAAGAAGAAACTAAAAATGTAGAAACATTCTCAAAAGAATTAGCTTCATTAGCTGATGTATTTGTAAATGATGCATTTGGAACAGCTCACAGAGCTCACTGTTCAACAGTTGGAGTAACTGAGTTTGTTGATACAGCTGTATGTGGATATTTAATTCAAAAAGAATTAAAGTTCTTAGGAGAAGCTGTTAATAACCCAGTAAGACCATTCGTTGCAATATTAGGTGGAGCTAAGGTTTCAGATAAAATAGCTGTTATAAATAACCTATTAGAAAAAGTAGATACTTTAATTATAGGTGGAGGAATGGCGTATACATTCTTAAAAGCTCAAGGATATGAAATCGGAACTTCTTTAGTTGAAGCTGATAGAGTTGAATACGCTAAAGAAATGATAGAAAAGGCTGCTGCAAAAGGAGTTAAATTCTTATTACCAGTAGACCACAGAGTTGCTACAGAATTCAAAGATGTTGAAGCTGTTGTTACTGAAGATCAAAATATTCCAGCAGGACATATGGGATTAGATATAGGACCAAAGACAGATGCTCTTTATGCTGATGCTATAAAAGATGCTAAGACAGTAATCTGGAATGGACCAATGGGAGTATTTGAATTTGAAAACTTCAACAAAGGAACAATTGCAGTTGCTAAAGCTATGGCAGATGCAGATGCAACAACAGTAATCGGAGGAGGAGACTCAGCTGCTGCTGTTAATATCTTAGGATTTGGTGATAAAATGACTCACATCTCTACAGGTGGTGGAGCTTCATTAGAATTCCTTGAAGGAAAAGAATTACCAGGAATAGTTGCTTTAAACGATAAATAA